A single window of Vibrio gazogenes DNA harbors:
- a CDS encoding tetratricopeptide repeat protein 38 family protein — MVHQSQRSTDGVSSLWPEINGYFLSFQEIPAHFQPQNKTHQTFYQLLAGFDGTTSCEIREFYRFNLHLAQMNWREIQRPEFKLIYQACEAWARFQYEQAYTLMRVHLKRFPTDVIALYILHMFEFCTGRTTRLLDVLEHCEAALPRTHALYPFYLSIKSFVLCECQQYEAALAAGWDSIESCPDNVYGIHAVVHTLHETGQWEQIIEFLNHRSSSWMNNPGMKIHICWHLVIAYEQNQMPEAALETFYTLCDMKETPFAKQDLDAVGFLWRLHLKQTDDAFQNQWQKLATLWTGVIENSVSYLHKLHAALSFSATQQPFLIEKLIAECDGFGIDPQTHRTGVAILRAIHQFTLGQYQTCLSELEQSQQSWHLIGGSHAQRDILHLTKAYAAQHAQYALNIAS; from the coding sequence ATGGTTCATCAGTCACAACGCTCAACAGATGGCGTTTCATCTTTATGGCCCGAAATTAACGGCTATTTTTTATCTTTTCAGGAAATTCCGGCACATTTTCAACCCCAGAATAAAACGCACCAGACGTTCTATCAGCTCTTGGCCGGATTTGACGGCACCACCAGTTGTGAAATTCGCGAGTTTTATCGGTTTAACTTACATCTCGCCCAAATGAACTGGCGTGAAATCCAAAGACCTGAATTCAAACTCATCTATCAGGCTTGTGAAGCCTGGGCGCGGTTTCAGTATGAACAAGCTTATACGCTGATGAGAGTTCACTTAAAGCGCTTTCCGACCGATGTGATTGCTCTGTATATTTTACATATGTTTGAGTTCTGTACCGGCCGAACGACGCGGTTGCTCGATGTATTGGAACATTGTGAAGCGGCTTTACCCCGTACCCATGCGCTCTACCCTTTCTATCTCTCAATCAAGTCTTTCGTACTGTGTGAATGTCAGCAATATGAAGCCGCCTTAGCCGCTGGCTGGGATTCTATCGAAAGCTGTCCTGACAATGTTTACGGTATTCACGCAGTTGTCCACACGTTGCACGAAACCGGGCAATGGGAACAGATCATCGAGTTCTTAAATCACCGGTCCTCATCATGGATGAATAATCCCGGAATGAAAATTCATATCTGCTGGCATCTTGTCATTGCTTATGAACAAAATCAGATGCCGGAAGCTGCCTTAGAGACCTTCTACACCTTGTGTGATATGAAAGAAACTCCGTTTGCAAAACAGGACCTCGATGCCGTTGGGTTTCTATGGCGGCTTCACCTGAAGCAGACCGATGATGCGTTTCAGAATCAGTGGCAGAAGCTTGCAACACTCTGGACAGGCGTGATTGAAAACTCTGTTTCTTATCTTCACAAGCTCCATGCCGCGTTGTCATTTTCTGCGACCCAACAACCGTTTCTGATTGAAAAGCTCATCGCTGAATGTGACGGCTTCGGGATTGACCCGCAAACACACCGTACTGGGGTGGCCATTTTAAGAGCGATTCATCAGTTCACGCTCGGACAGTATCAAACCTGTTTATCGGAACTGGAACAAAGCCAGCAGTCTTGGCATCTCATCGGTGGCAGCCATGCACAGCGCGATATCCTCCATCTGACCAAAGCGTATGCGGCGCAACACGCACAGTACGCTCTCAATATAGCGAGTTAA